CGCGGCTACGTAACCGCCTACGACACCGCCACCGGGGAGCAACGCTGGCGCTGGCATGTGGTTCCGGGCAACCCGGCCGACGGCTTTGAAAATGCGGCCATGGAGATGGCGGCCAAAACCTGGAGCGGTGAATGGTGGACCTCCGGCGGGGGCGGCACGGTGTGGAACGCCATGACCTATGATCCGGAGTTCAATCGCATCTATCTGGGTACTGGCAACGGCTCACCCTGGAATCACAAACTGCGCTCGCCCGGCGGCGGTGACAATCTGTTCCTGTGCTCGGTGGTCGCCCTGGATGCCGACACCGGAGAGTATGTCTGGCACTACCAGACCACCCCGGGTGAAAGCTGGGACTTCAACTCGACCATGGACATGGTCCTGGCCGATGTTCAGATCGACGGCGCTCCACGCAAGGTGCTGATGCACGCTCCCAAGAATGGGTTTTTCTATGTCCTGGACCGCGAGGACGGTGCGCTGATCTCGGCGGAAAAACTCGGCAAGGTGACCTGGGCAGAACGCATTGACCTGCACAGCGGGCGCCCGGTCGAGGTTCCCGGCGCCCGCTACGAGAACGGCGAAGCGCTGATCTGGCCCGGCTCTGCCGGGATGCACAACTGGCACCCCATGGCCTACTCGCCAGACACCGGCCTGATGTACATCCCGACCCGCGAAATGGCCGGCTACTACAACGACGAAGGGCGCGATCCACGCCAGTGGAAGATGAGCGCCGACGACCCCATGGGACTCAAGGGCTTTTTCGACGACATCCCGACCACCGCCGGCGGCAGCGCGGTGCTGGCCTGGAACCCGCTCACCCAGCGCAAAGCCTGGGAGGTCGAAACGCCGGGCTTCAGCAATGGCGGGCTGATCACCACACGCGGTGGCTTGGTGTTTCAGGGCCGGGCCGACGGCCGCTTTGTTGCCATGGACGACCGCACTGGCGAGGAACTGTGGACCCATCAGATGGGGGTCGGCACCCAGGCTGCGCCGATGAGCTTCAGCGTCAATGGCCAGCAGCACCTGGCCATCCTGGCCGGCTGGGGCGGCAGTCAGATGCTTATGGGTTCGCTGACCGCACAGCATGGCTGGGTCGGACGCAATCATCCGCGCCGCCTGCTGGTTTACCGCCTGGATGCTGATGCCGCGCTGCCCGCCGCACCAAAGCCCTCACGCCCCAGCGCCATTGATGACACAGACTTCGTGATCGATCCCGCTCAGGCTGAGGCCGGCAAAGCGTTGTACTTCCGCCACTGCGCGATCTGCCACGGATCCGGTGTGGTTGCCGGTGGCTATGCGCCGGACCTACGCGCCTCCGGCATTCCTCTGACGCAGGCCGGTTTTACCGCAATCGTGCGCGATGGAGGGCTGGTCTCACGCGGTATGCCGGTTTTCCCGGAATACAGCGATGAGCAGCTGCAGGCCCTGCGCCACTACATCCGCCAGCAGGCCCGCCATCAAGCTTCGGCCTGGGACGATCTCAAGGCCGCCTGGAACTTCATCGTGCTGCTGATCAAGATGAAGTGGGCCAGCCTGACCGGCTGAGCCCTCAGCGCGAACGCGCGTTCAGGAATGCGTTGACCGCGTCATGGTGCTCCTGGCTGCCGAAGCACTCACGCAAGGTGTCGGATTCACGCTGCCAGACCTTGTCGATATCGGTCTCGGCGAAGTTCTGTCGCAACAGGCGTTTGGTCATGCGAACCATGCGGGTAGGCGCCCGGGCCAGTTGTTCGGCCATGGCCAAGGCTTCGCTGCGTAGCGCATCAGCAGCGACCACCCGATTAACCAAGCCGCTGCGTTC
The Oceanococcus atlanticus DNA segment above includes these coding regions:
- a CDS encoding PQQ-dependent dehydrogenase, methanol/ethanol family encodes the protein MHIVLRSLMLFGLLLASSAQADIDNAALSHTEDGRNWAAWGRTFDEQRYSPLDEINRDSVSRLGLAWTYELDKVWSVSSQPLAVDGVIYIAVGYSEVHAIDASSGQTLWSYDPQVDPIKMRMAWGIRGLAYWKGRVYVGVQDGRLIALDAKSGELAWSVLTTEAGDNRYITGAPRVFNDSVIIGHGGADFGYVRGYVTAYDTATGEQRWRWHVVPGNPADGFENAAMEMAAKTWSGEWWTSGGGGTVWNAMTYDPEFNRIYLGTGNGSPWNHKLRSPGGGDNLFLCSVVALDADTGEYVWHYQTTPGESWDFNSTMDMVLADVQIDGAPRKVLMHAPKNGFFYVLDREDGALISAEKLGKVTWAERIDLHSGRPVEVPGARYENGEALIWPGSAGMHNWHPMAYSPDTGLMYIPTREMAGYYNDEGRDPRQWKMSADDPMGLKGFFDDIPTTAGGSAVLAWNPLTQRKAWEVETPGFSNGGLITTRGGLVFQGRADGRFVAMDDRTGEELWTHQMGVGTQAAPMSFSVNGQQHLAILAGWGGSQMLMGSLTAQHGWVGRNHPRRLLVYRLDADAALPAAPKPSRPSAIDDTDFVIDPAQAEAGKALYFRHCAICHGSGVVAGGYAPDLRASGIPLTQAGFTAIVRDGGLVSRGMPVFPEYSDEQLQALRHYIRQQARHQASAWDDLKAAWNFIVLLIKMKWASLTG